The Procambarus clarkii isolate CNS0578487 chromosome 37, FALCON_Pclarkii_2.0, whole genome shotgun sequence genome window below encodes:
- the LOC138371821 gene encoding uncharacterized protein, with product MSHTLERNSIVPYTLERNSIVSHTLERNSILPYTLERNSIVPYTLERNSILPYTLERNSIVLHTQERNSIVPYTLERNSIVSHALERKSILPYTLERNSTVSHTLERNSIVLHTQERNSIVSHTLERNSILPYTLERNSIVSHTLERNSIVPYTLERNSIVSHTLERKSILPYTLERNSTVSHTLERNSIVLHTQERNSIVSHTLERNSIVLHTLERTP from the coding sequence ATGTCTCACACCCTGGAGAGGAACTCCATAGTGCCTTACACCCTGGAGAGGAACTCTATAGTGTCTCACACCCTAGAGAGGAACTCCATACTGCCTTACACCCTGGAGAGGAACTCCATAGTGCCTTACACCCTAGAGAGGAACTCCATACTGCCTTACACCCTAGAGAGGAACTCCATAGTGCTTCACACCCAGGAGAGGAACTCCATAGTGCCTTACACCCTGGAGAGGAACTCTATAGTGTCTCACGCCCTAGAGAGGAAATCCATACTGCCTTACACCCTGGAGAGGAACTCCACAGTGTCTCACACCCTAGAGAGGAACTCCATAGTGCTTCACACCCAGGAGAGGAACTCCATAGTGTCTCACACCCTAGAGAGGAACTCCATACTGCCTTACACCCTGGAGAGGAACTCTATAGTGTCTCATACCCTAGAGAGGAACTCCATAGTGCCTTACACCCTAGAGAGGAACTCTATAGTGTCTCACACGCTAGAGAGGAAATCCATACTGCCTTACACCCTGGAGAGGAACTCCACAGTGTCTCACACCCTCGAGAGGAACTCCATAGTGCTTCACACCCAGGAGAGGAACTCCATAGTGTCTCACACCCTAGAGAGGAACTCCATAGTGCTTCACACCCTGGAGAGGACTCCATAG